A region of Crinalium epipsammum PCC 9333 DNA encodes the following proteins:
- a CDS encoding cyclase family protein, whose amino-acid sequence MQLIDLSVTMEYTEGEPVPVEIEYVNHEQGADLLGKPAGIDRTAFPSSMGLSIEFVKLTTHSGTHIDAPAHYGPLCEGQTAKTIEDLPLDWFFHDGVLIDCSEEPVNEPITAAEIEQKLTRMNYDIKPFDIVLLRTGADKYWKKAEYFTNFRGVTREATEWLVVRGVKVIGIDSFGFDAPFHAMLSEYKKKQQSACLWPAHIYGREKEYCQIERLANLDKIPLNTGFTVACFPIKIRNCGAGWSRVVAIINV is encoded by the coding sequence ATGCAACTGATTGATCTTAGTGTGACGATGGAGTATACAGAGGGTGAACCTGTTCCCGTTGAAATCGAATATGTGAATCACGAACAAGGGGCAGATTTGCTAGGCAAACCCGCAGGAATAGATCGCACGGCATTTCCCTCTAGTATGGGGTTATCCATTGAGTTTGTTAAATTGACAACCCATTCTGGAACTCATATAGATGCTCCCGCTCATTATGGCCCTCTATGCGAAGGGCAAACTGCTAAAACAATTGAAGATTTACCCCTTGACTGGTTTTTCCATGATGGGGTATTGATTGACTGTTCAGAAGAACCTGTTAACGAACCAATAACTGCTGCGGAAATAGAGCAAAAATTGACAAGAATGAACTACGATATTAAACCCTTTGATATCGTACTATTACGGACTGGAGCCGATAAGTATTGGAAAAAAGCTGAATACTTTACCAACTTTCGTGGTGTAACTCGTGAAGCGACTGAATGGTTAGTTGTACGCGGTGTTAAAGTCATCGGAATAGATAGCTTCGGATTTGATGCACCGTTTCATGCGATGCTGTCAGAATACAAAAAAAAACAACAGTCTGCTTGTTTGTGGCCTGCTCACATATATGGGAGAGAAAAGGAATACTGTCAAATTGAAAGACTGGCTAATCTCGACAAAATTCCTTTAAATACGGGGTTTACTGTAGCTTGTTTTCCAATTAAGATTCGTAATTGTGGAGCTGGCTGGAGTCGGGTTGTTGCCATTATTAATGTTTAA
- a CDS encoding SDR family NAD(P)-dependent oxidoreductase: protein MNSQLLLKEKVALITGGSRGIGLAIAQGFVNAGSHVVIAAREKGRLNDSISALKDIANTIDADNGKKIQISGVVADVRDQAQVDAMVEDVMQLHDRIDILINTAGRGGGGPTVATDSDVWYDIIDTNLHGVYRVTRAVLARSGMLDRRWGRIINMASTGGKQGVLFAAAYTASKHGVVGFTKSLGLELAKTGVTVNAICPGFVETDLAVKAREVYSQVWGITPEEVLKRFETRIPLGRYVVPEEVAPMAVYLASDMAAPILAQAINICGGLGNY from the coding sequence ATGAATTCGCAATTACTTTTAAAAGAGAAAGTAGCCTTAATTACTGGAGGCAGTCGGGGGATTGGATTGGCGATCGCTCAAGGTTTTGTAAATGCTGGTTCTCATGTAGTAATCGCTGCGAGAGAAAAAGGACGACTCAATGATTCAATATCTGCATTGAAGGATATAGCTAATACTATTGATGCTGACAATGGTAAAAAAATTCAAATTTCTGGTGTTGTAGCAGATGTGCGCGACCAAGCACAGGTAGATGCGATGGTAGAAGATGTAATGCAACTCCATGACCGTATTGACATTTTAATTAACACGGCTGGACGCGGGGGAGGAGGCCCAACTGTTGCCACCGATTCTGATGTATGGTACGACATCATTGATACCAATCTCCACGGTGTTTATCGAGTTACCCGTGCAGTTCTAGCGCGATCGGGTATGTTAGATCGACGCTGGGGACGCATCATTAATATGGCTTCTACTGGGGGTAAGCAAGGGGTTTTATTTGCTGCTGCCTATACAGCCTCTAAACATGGAGTAGTTGGCTTTACAAAATCCTTGGGATTAGAACTAGCTAAAACAGGAGTGACAGTCAACGCTATCTGCCCTGGTTTTGTGGAAACCGATTTGGCAGTAAAAGCGCGAGAGGTGTACTCACAGGTATGGGGAATAACTCCAGAAGAAGTTTTGAAGCGTTTTGAAACACGCATCCCTTTGGGACGTTATGTGGTTCCAGAAGAAGTAGCCCCGATGGCAGTTTACTTAGCATCAGACATGGCAGCCCCCATACTGGCACAGGCTATTAATATCTGTGGGGGTTTAGGAAATTATTAA
- a CDS encoding FAD-dependent oxidoreductase, whose protein sequence is MPEVREETPLTITETSTPNVILDVQQTSCCIVGGGPTGAVLALILARQGIHVTLLEAHKTFERDFRGDVVHGGGMELLDQLGLTERLLDQIPHSTAKAIQYIIDGQTIPFVEWSHLKGTQYPYMTIISQSRLIQFLTAEAKRYPNFQLRMGANVQQLIEEDGSIRGVRYRGQGGWHEVRSHLTVGADGRFSQVRKLAGMELIETAAPLDVFWFRLPRHASEPEGLFVRLGNKRFLVTYNTYDGNWQIGYYILKGQYREIQAAGIEALRQSIVEVVPEFGDRVQHLESWKQVSFLSIKVGRLDHWYRPGLLLIGDAAHVMLPMGGIGINYGIQDAVAAANILIEPLKHGKVELNHLARVQRQRQWQIQLIQNLQYFMQRQVSIKALQSGYTFKLPIYWGLPPWRDLIARLLAFGVLPPHVKAEYRL, encoded by the coding sequence ATGCCTGAAGTTAGAGAAGAAACTCCCTTAACCATTACAGAAACCTCAACACCTAATGTCATTCTTGATGTGCAGCAAACAAGTTGCTGTATCGTTGGAGGCGGCCCTACAGGAGCGGTTTTGGCACTAATATTGGCGCGTCAAGGCATTCACGTGACGCTGCTAGAAGCACACAAAACCTTTGAGCGCGATTTTCGAGGTGACGTAGTTCACGGTGGGGGCATGGAATTGTTAGATCAATTAGGTTTAACCGAGCGCTTGCTCGATCAGATTCCCCACTCCACAGCTAAGGCAATTCAATATATTATTGACGGACAAACCATTCCGTTCGTGGAATGGAGTCACTTGAAAGGGACTCAGTATCCCTACATGACAATAATTTCCCAGTCCCGGTTAATTCAGTTTCTAACGGCTGAAGCGAAACGCTATCCAAATTTTCAGTTGCGTATGGGTGCAAACGTGCAGCAACTAATTGAAGAAGATGGAAGCATTCGCGGTGTCCGCTATCGGGGACAGGGTGGGTGGCACGAAGTGCGATCGCACTTGACAGTCGGCGCAGACGGGCGTTTCTCCCAGGTGCGTAAATTAGCAGGTATGGAACTGATCGAGACTGCTGCCCCGCTAGATGTCTTTTGGTTTCGCCTGCCCCGACACGCTTCGGAGCCAGAGGGTTTGTTTGTACGCTTGGGTAACAAACGCTTCCTTGTTACATACAACACTTATGACGGAAATTGGCAAATTGGCTACTACATTCTCAAGGGTCAATACCGTGAGATTCAGGCGGCTGGCATCGAAGCGCTACGTCAGTCTATTGTCGAAGTAGTCCCTGAGTTTGGCGATCGCGTACAGCATTTGGAGAGTTGGAAGCAGGTATCATTTCTCTCAATCAAAGTAGGTAGACTCGACCACTGGTATCGCCCTGGTCTGCTTTTGATTGGCGATGCTGCTCACGTAATGTTACCTATGGGTGGGATTGGCATCAACTATGGAATACAGGATGCTGTAGCCGCAGCTAACATTTTGATCGAACCGCTCAAGCACGGTAAGGTTGAGCTAAATCATCTAGCTAGAGTGCAACGCCAGCGCCAGTGGCAGATACAACTCATTCAGAATTTGCAGTACTTTATGCAGAGGCAAGTGAGCATCAAAGCGCTGCAATCGGGTTACACGTTCAAACTGCCAATATATTGGGGTCTGCCGCCGTGGCGTGACTTAATTGCTAGGCTGCTTGCGTTTGGAGTTTTGCCACCTCATGTGAAGGCTGAATACAGGTTGTAA